A DNA window from Synchiropus splendidus isolate RoL2022-P1 chromosome 2, RoL_Sspl_1.0, whole genome shotgun sequence contains the following coding sequences:
- the LOC128754746 gene encoding myeloid-associated differentiation marker-like, translating into MPVIVLDVKDFTTPLFFVRTLEVFSTCATFSLAGSLHCIDDDVQRHANTFWILCMFTWCFFFTVTLFIHILSLVQFHSIIPVSWKNLTVTVAALGTLMCLSASVIYPLLVVNLGKSQSYCVAVAVTSCLTVITYASETYILICTQAEEQRGYMGRVCGIFKIVQLWGNCHMITLIMESNHSPLSSVPEWQLLLSAVSVCIFMSVTTLLVICGDFAGRCPLPFDRFLGVFNLIGVLLYMAATVICVTKILENTPTEMLLVVMETVVAGITLLAYTMDFAFSIKSLCDRSH; encoded by the coding sequence ATGCCTGTGATTGTACTGGACGTGAAAGACTTCACCACTCCTCTCTTCTTCGTGAGAACATTGGAAGTGTTTTCAACTTGTGCAACTTTTAGTCTGGCCGGCTCTCTACACTGCATCGACGACGACGTCCAGCGACATGCTAATACCTTCTGGATCCTCTGCATGTTCACCTGGTGCTTCTTCTTCACGGTGACTCTCTTCATCCATATTCTGAGCCTGGTCCAGTTTCACAGCATCATCCCAGTctcctggaagaacttgacaGTGACTGTGGCTGCTTTAGGCACTCTCATGTGCCTCAGCGCCTCAGTCATTTATCCTCTGTTGGTCGTGAACCTTGGAAAAAGCCAGTCTTATTGTGTGGCAGTGGCTGTGACTTCCTGTCTAACAGTCATCACTTATGCCTCAGAGACCTACATCCTAATTTGTACCCAggctgaggagcagagaggatATATGGGTCGTGTATGTGGCATCTTCAAGATCGTCCAGCTGTGGGGAAACTGTCATATGATCACCTTGATCATGGAGTCGAACCACTCCCCGTTGAGCTCTGTCCCTGAGTGGCAGCTGTTGCTCTCTgctgtgtctgtctgtatcttCATGTCTGTCACCACGTTGCTGGTGATATGCGGTGACTTCGCTGGCCGCTGTCCTCTGCCTTTTGACAGATTTTTGGGTGTCTTCAATCTGATCGGAGTCTTGCTGTACATGGCGGCCACAGTCATCTGCGTGACAAAGATACTGGAAAACACTCCTACAGAGATGTTGCTGGTCGTCATGGAGACAGTGGTGGCTGGGATCACACTTCTGGCATACACCATGGACTTTGCCTTCTCCATTAAATCGTTGTGTGACAGAAGTCATTAA